The following coding sequences are from one Formosa haliotis window:
- a CDS encoding C1 family peptidase, which yields MKKYSIFLLLIALTTTCFSQAYKFKTITALDAKDVINQGKTGTCWSFSTTSFLESEIIRTSGKHIDLSEMYNVRQTYPVKAWNYVMRQGKAQFSEGGLAHDVMNSVSAYGLVPNEVYTGLQKKEEKHDHSELVEALKTVLDDYIKNPKTYDGDWKTDVSNILDDKLGKNVTSFTYEGVKYTPQSFLEMTGLNPKDYVSITSFTHHPYETSFILDIPDNFSNGSFYNVELDDLVDITNDALKAGYTIELDCDVSEKTFSSKYGIAVIPKDEKNNESALKEIEKELKVTAEYRQKEFENFDTTDDHLMHIVGLVEDQKGNTYYKVKNSWGGNSDRVSNDGYIYMSEAYFKLKTISIMVHKEALPRSIRKDLNL from the coding sequence ATGAAAAAATATAGTATTTTCTTATTATTAATAGCATTAACAACCACATGTTTCTCGCAAGCATACAAATTTAAAACCATTACTGCTTTAGATGCTAAAGATGTTATAAATCAAGGTAAAACAGGTACGTGTTGGAGTTTTTCAACTACCTCCTTTTTAGAAAGTGAAATTATTAGAACATCGGGTAAACATATCGATTTATCTGAAATGTACAACGTAAGACAAACGTATCCTGTAAAAGCTTGGAATTACGTAATGCGCCAAGGAAAAGCACAGTTTAGCGAAGGTGGCTTGGCCCATGATGTCATGAATAGTGTTTCTGCTTATGGATTGGTGCCTAACGAAGTGTATACAGGTTTACAAAAGAAGGAAGAAAAACACGACCATTCTGAACTTGTTGAAGCATTAAAAACCGTTTTAGACGATTATATTAAAAATCCGAAAACCTATGATGGTGACTGGAAAACAGATGTTTCAAATATTTTAGATGATAAATTGGGCAAAAATGTAACGTCTTTTACTTACGAAGGAGTAAAATACACACCACAATCGTTTTTAGAGATGACGGGATTAAACCCTAAAGACTATGTTTCTATTACTTCGTTTACACATCACCCATACGAAACTTCTTTTATATTAGATATTCCAGATAATTTTTCTAATGGAAGTTTTTATAATGTTGAATTAGATGATTTGGTGGATATTACAAATGACGCCCTAAAAGCAGGTTATACAATTGAATTGGATTGCGATGTGAGTGAAAAAACATTTTCTTCTAAATACGGAATTGCTGTAATTCCGAAAGATGAAAAAAATAATGAATCTGCTTTAAAAGAAATTGAAAAGGAATTAAAAGTTACGGCAGAATACCGTCAAAAAGAATTTGAAAATTTTGATACCACAGACGACCATTTAATGCATATAGTAGGTTTAGTTGAAGACCAAAAAGGGAACACCTATTATAAGGTAAAAAATTCTTGGGGTGGAAATTCGGATCGTGTGTCTAACGATGGTTATATTTATATGAGTGAAGCTTATTTTAAGCTAAAAACCATTTCTATTATGGTACATAAAGAGGCCTTACCTCGTTCTATTAGAAAAGATTTAAACTTGTAA
- a CDS encoding class I SAM-dependent methyltransferase, with protein MSTHITRKKTKTPWPTKAVMEQVYAMKLWGDNSAEFYSGDGSHNPNIVNPYISVVSEFLKSFKTPLSVCDLGCGDFNVGKTLVKLTKKYVAIDIVEDLITHNKNNFNQTHLEFQCLDIATAPLPTADCVFLRQVLQHLSNTEIQRILEKLKDFKYIILTEHIPEGDFIPNIDIISGQGIRLKKQSGVNILAAPFNFKIKEEQELLAINLGSNKGVILTTLYTNFT; from the coding sequence ATGAGTACCCATATAACTCGAAAAAAGACAAAAACCCCTTGGCCTACTAAAGCTGTAATGGAACAAGTGTATGCCATGAAACTTTGGGGCGATAATTCAGCCGAGTTTTATTCTGGAGACGGATCTCATAATCCAAATATTGTAAATCCATATATCTCTGTTGTAAGCGAATTCTTAAAGTCTTTTAAAACGCCATTGTCTGTTTGCGATTTAGGTTGTGGCGATTTTAATGTGGGAAAAACTTTAGTAAAACTCACTAAAAAATATGTGGCAATAGATATAGTAGAAGATCTTATAACTCATAACAAAAACAACTTTAACCAGACACATTTAGAATTTCAATGTCTAGATATTGCAACAGCTCCCCTACCAACTGCCGACTGTGTGTTTTTAAGACAAGTTTTACAACATCTGTCAAACACCGAAATACAACGTATTTTAGAAAAGTTAAAGGACTTTAAATATATTATCTTAACAGAGCACATACCGGAAGGTGACTTTATACCCAATATCGATATTATTTCTGGGCAAGGGATTAGGCTTAAAAAACAAAGCGGCGTAAATATTTTAGCGGCACCTTTTAATTTCAAAATTAAAGAAGAACAAGAATTGTTAGCTATAAATTTGGGTTCTAATAAAGGTGTAATACTAACCACACTTTACACTAATTTCACCTAA
- the menD gene encoding 2-succinyl-5-enolpyruvyl-6-hydroxy-3-cyclohexene-1-carboxylic-acid synthase codes for MIYSAIPLAQTVITLCKAKGIKHIVISPGSRNAPLTIGFTHDPFFKCYSIVDERCAAFFALGIAQQLKEPVAVACTSGSALLNYYPAISEAFYSNIPLIVLSADRPKNRIGIGDGQTINQPNVFKNHILYSANLNIDAKEHHDDFKEASFLKSIEQKLELFLAHQKGVQETNEEEINTAINTAIENHGPVHINIPFEEPLYETTETLAVSPKIIAKEKEATPLDFETLEFCADDWNAAERKFVLVGVNGPNDIEQKYLDLLANDDSVLVFTETTSNLHHEGFFPSIDKIIAPLDDLDFEALQPDILLTFGGLIVSKKIKAFLRTYKPKQHWHIGETKANDTFFSLNKHIETTPNQFFSQFLKRTVAVDSTYKSHWEAVKILRATKHDAYINDILFSDLKVFHILLNTLPQASVLQLGNSSTIRYTQLFNIPKDVEVFCNRGTSGIDGSTSTAIGCAVVNPKPTTLISGDLSFFYDSNALWNNYIPKNFRIIVINNEGGGIFRILPGHKNTVNFDYFFETKHHLTCKQLAEMYNFAYHSATNEDELKLELASFYNETNTPKILEIFTPSTINDTILLDYFKALK; via the coding sequence ATGATATATTCTGCGATTCCCCTCGCACAAACGGTAATCACACTTTGCAAAGCAAAAGGTATAAAACACATTGTTATTTCTCCTGGCAGTAGAAATGCCCCATTAACAATTGGATTTACTCACGATCCGTTTTTTAAATGTTATAGTATTGTAGACGAGCGCTGTGCTGCTTTTTTTGCATTAGGAATTGCGCAACAATTAAAAGAGCCCGTTGCTGTTGCATGTACTTCAGGAAGTGCTCTATTAAATTATTACCCAGCCATTTCGGAAGCGTTTTATAGCAATATTCCTCTAATTGTACTATCGGCAGATCGTCCTAAAAATAGGATTGGTATTGGCGACGGACAAACAATTAATCAGCCTAATGTGTTTAAAAATCACATTTTATATTCAGCAAATTTAAATATCGATGCCAAAGAGCACCACGATGATTTTAAAGAAGCCTCGTTCTTAAAAAGTATAGAACAGAAATTAGAACTCTTTTTAGCACATCAGAAAGGGGTACAAGAAACCAACGAAGAGGAAATCAATACGGCCATAAACACAGCAATTGAAAACCATGGTCCTGTACATATTAATATTCCGTTTGAAGAACCTTTATATGAGACGACCGAGACTTTAGCGGTTTCTCCGAAAATCATTGCTAAAGAAAAAGAAGCGACTCCTTTAGATTTTGAAACGCTTGAGTTTTGTGCAGATGATTGGAATGCTGCAGAGCGTAAATTTGTCTTGGTGGGTGTTAACGGCCCAAACGACATCGAACAGAAATATCTAGACCTATTGGCTAACGATGACAGTGTTTTGGTTTTTACAGAAACTACATCTAATTTACATCATGAAGGCTTCTTCCCGAGTATAGATAAAATAATTGCACCATTAGACGATTTAGATTTCGAGGCTTTACAACCCGATATTTTATTAACGTTTGGAGGATTAATTGTATCGAAAAAAATAAAAGCATTTTTAAGAACCTATAAACCAAAACAACATTGGCACATTGGAGAAACTAAAGCGAACGATACTTTTTTTAGTTTAAATAAACATATAGAGACGACGCCAAACCAATTTTTTAGTCAATTTTTAAAACGCACTGTAGCTGTAGATAGCACCTATAAATCGCATTGGGAAGCGGTTAAAATCTTACGAGCTACCAAGCATGATGCTTATATAAACGACATTTTATTCAGCGATTTAAAAGTATTTCATATCCTGTTAAATACCTTACCCCAAGCATCTGTTTTGCAATTAGGGAATAGCTCCACAATTAGATACACGCAACTTTTTAATATCCCTAAAGATGTTGAAGTGTTCTGTAATCGCGGTACGAGTGGTATAGACGGAAGTACATCTACAGCCATTGGTTGCGCAGTAGTGAACCCAAAACCAACTACACTAATTTCTGGAGATTTAAGTTTCTTTTACGATAGTAATGCGCTTTGGAACAACTATATTCCTAAAAACTTCAGGATAATTGTGATTAACAATGAAGGAGGAGGTATTTTTAGAATTCTACCCGGACATAAAAACACAGTTAATTTTGATTATTTCTTTGAAACAAAACATCATTTAACCTGTAAACAGTTAGCCGAGATGTATAATTTTGCATACCATTCGGCTACAAATGAAGATGAGTTAAAATTGGAGTTAGCATCATTTTATAATGAAACGAACACGCCTAAAATATTAGAAATTTTTACGCCGTCAACCATAAACGACACCATTTTATTGGATTATTTTAAAGCCTTAAAATAG
- a CDS encoding 1,4-dihydroxy-2-naphthoyl-CoA synthase — protein sequence MEQANWVTVKEYEDITYKKCNGVARIAFNRPDIRNAFRPKTTSELYDAFYDANEDVNIGVVLLSAEGPSSKDGVYSFCSGGDQNARGKQGYVGEDGYHRLNILEVQRLIRFMPKVVIAVVPGWSVGGGHSLHVVCDLTLASKEHAIFKQTDADVTSFDAGYGSAYLAKMVGQKKAREIFFLGRNYSAQEAFEMGMVNAVIPHAELEDTAYEWAQEILAKSPTSIKMLKFAMNLTDDGMVGQQVFAGEVTRLAYMTDEAKEGRNAFLEKRKPNFEKKWIP from the coding sequence ATGGAACAAGCAAATTGGGTAACTGTCAAAGAATACGAAGACATTACTTATAAAAAATGTAATGGCGTGGCACGCATTGCATTTAACCGACCAGATATACGAAATGCCTTTAGACCAAAAACGACGAGTGAGTTGTACGATGCCTTTTATGATGCTAATGAAGATGTGAATATAGGAGTCGTATTATTATCTGCCGAAGGTCCATCGTCTAAAGATGGTGTTTATTCTTTTTGCAGTGGTGGAGACCAAAACGCAAGAGGAAAACAAGGTTATGTAGGAGAAGACGGGTACCACAGATTAAATATTTTAGAAGTTCAACGCTTAATCCGCTTTATGCCAAAAGTAGTTATTGCAGTCGTTCCTGGATGGTCTGTAGGTGGCGGACATTCGCTTCATGTGGTTTGCGATTTAACTTTGGCAAGTAAAGAACATGCTATTTTTAAACAAACAGATGCCGATGTTACAAGTTTCGATGCGGGTTATGGTTCTGCGTATCTAGCAAAAATGGTTGGACAAAAGAAAGCACGAGAAATTTTCTTTTTAGGAAGAAATTACTCGGCTCAAGAAGCTTTTGAAATGGGAATGGTTAACGCTGTTATTCCGCATGCAGAGCTAGAAGATACGGCATACGAATGGGCTCAAGAAATATTAGCTAAATCGCCTACATCTATTAAAATGTTGAAATTCGCTATGAATTTAACCGATGATGGTATGGTAGGCCAACAAGTATTTGCTGGAGAAGTTACACGTTTAGCTTATATGACAGATGAAGCTAAGGAAGGTAGAAATGCCTTTTTGGAAAAACGTAAGCCTAACTTCGAGAAAAAATGGATTCCATAA
- a CDS encoding CvfB family protein, whose translation MIKLGEYNTLTILRDTEPGLFLGDDENNDVLLPNRYVPEVFEIGDEIEVFVYLDNEERIIATTDKPYIKKGDFALLRCNQTNDFGAFLDWGLVKELFCPFKEQAFKMKKGGWYLVYCYEDEVSNRLVASSKTNHFLSNKELTVEPFEEVDIIVSHPSDIGMNVIVNKKHAGLIFRDDIFQDLSVGDRLKGIVKKIRPDNKIDIMLGKIGYRSIEPNADLIMKELEDNSGYLNLTDKSSPEAIKEALQMSKKNFKKAVGTLYKKRLIELKDDGIYLVE comes from the coding sequence ATGATAAAATTAGGAGAATACAACACGTTAACCATTTTACGTGATACCGAACCCGGATTATTTCTTGGAGATGATGAAAATAACGATGTACTATTACCCAATCGTTATGTTCCAGAAGTTTTCGAAATAGGAGACGAGATTGAGGTTTTTGTGTACTTAGATAATGAAGAGCGTATTATTGCGACAACAGATAAACCTTATATTAAAAAAGGAGATTTCGCATTATTACGTTGCAATCAAACCAACGATTTTGGAGCATTTTTAGATTGGGGCTTAGTAAAAGAATTGTTTTGCCCATTTAAAGAGCAAGCTTTTAAAATGAAAAAAGGAGGTTGGTATTTGGTATATTGTTACGAAGATGAAGTGAGTAATCGATTAGTAGCGTCTAGTAAAACCAATCATTTTTTAAGTAATAAAGAATTAACCGTAGAGCCGTTTGAAGAAGTCGATATTATTGTTTCACATCCGTCTGATATAGGTATGAACGTTATTGTTAATAAAAAACATGCTGGATTAATTTTTAGAGATGATATTTTTCAAGATTTAAGTGTTGGTGATCGATTAAAAGGAATTGTGAAGAAAATCCGCCCTGACAATAAGATTGACATTATGCTTGGTAAAATTGGTTATAGAAGTATAGAACCAAATGCCGATTTAATAATGAAAGAACTCGAAGATAACAGCGGTTACCTTAACTTAACCGATAAATCTTCGCCCGAAGCGATTAAAGAAGCGTTACAAATGAGTAAGAAAAACTTTAAAAAAGCTGTAGGGACGTTATATAAAAAGCGTTTAATTGAATTAAAAGACGACGGTATTTATTTAGTAGAATAA
- a CDS encoding DoxX family protein, translating to METIKTLNKWANVNTALPIDMLRIGLGVFLFIKGINFMTSSQILVDLLTPFQNWGGSMLILHYVAPALFIGGLLIIFGLLTRWASLAQIPILIGAIAINFFGEIHLLDLAIATITLFISLFFLIYGSGKNSADYYFKKQQ from the coding sequence ATGGAAACGATTAAAACACTTAACAAATGGGCGAATGTAAATACTGCTTTACCCATAGATATGTTGCGCATTGGTTTAGGAGTATTCCTTTTTATTAAAGGTATTAACTTTATGACAAGTAGCCAGATTCTTGTAGACTTACTTACTCCTTTTCAAAATTGGGGAGGAAGCATGTTAATCTTACATTACGTAGCGCCTGCCCTTTTTATAGGCGGACTATTAATTATTTTCGGGCTATTAACACGGTGGGCTAGTCTGGCTCAAATCCCAATATTAATTGGTGCTATTGCTATCAATTTCTTTGGGGAAATTCATCTGTTAGATCTAGCAATAGCAACAATTACTTTATTTATTTCTCTGTTTTTTCTAATTTATGGTTCAGGTAAAAACTCTGCCGATTACTATTTTAAAAAGCAGCAATAA
- a CDS encoding metal-dependent hydrolase — translation MKITYYGHATLGIEVNDVSILVDPFITGNPKASHIDINSLQADYILITHAHQDHVLDVEAIAKRTNAVVVSNAEIVAHYDKLGIEGHPMNFGGSWDFEFGTVKYVVAQHSSSFPDGSYGGQPGGFVIEGERKNIYIAGDTSLTMDMKLIPLFLKLDLAILPIGDNFTMGIDEAIHASDFVECDKVLGYHFDTFGYIEIDHEEAKRKFFDKNKDLMLLEIGESIEL, via the coding sequence ATGAAGATTACATATTACGGTCATGCCACACTTGGCATAGAAGTGAACGATGTTTCTATACTTGTAGATCCATTTATTACAGGAAACCCAAAAGCATCTCACATCGATATTAACAGCTTACAGGCAGATTACATTTTAATAACCCATGCACACCAAGATCACGTTTTAGATGTGGAGGCTATAGCAAAGCGAACCAATGCTGTTGTGGTGTCTAATGCTGAAATTGTTGCCCATTACGACAAATTAGGAATAGAAGGACACCCTATGAATTTTGGTGGCTCGTGGGATTTTGAATTTGGAACAGTAAAATATGTAGTAGCACAACATTCATCATCGTTCCCAGATGGTAGTTATGGTGGACAACCAGGTGGTTTTGTAATTGAAGGTGAGCGTAAAAATATTTACATAGCTGGAGATACATCTTTAACCATGGATATGAAATTAATTCCCTTATTTTTAAAGTTAGATTTAGCCATATTACCTATTGGAGACAACTTTACTATGGGAATAGATGAAGCCATTCATGCCAGCGATTTTGTAGAATGCGATAAGGTTTTAGGCTATCATTTTGACACGTTTGGATATATTGAAATAGATCATGAGGAAGCTAAACGTAAATTTTTTGATAAAAATAAGGACCTAATGCTATTAGAAATTGGTGAGAGTATAGAGTTGTAA
- the menA gene encoding 1,4-dihydroxy-2-naphthoate octaprenyltransferase, producing MSNVSKWISAMRLRTLPLSISGIIVGGCLAAYNGFFIPLIFSLAILTTLSLQILSNLANDYGDGVKGTDNEDRIGPMRALQSGAITAKQMLFAIKINVVITLILACALIYVSFGSENFLLSLLFFVLGIGCVVAAIKYTVGNSAYGYRGLGDIFVFVFFGLVSVIGSYVLFVKRIDGITILPAIAIGLLSTGVLNLNNMRDIASDAKSNKNTLVVKLGSKRAKNYHYFLVGGAMVLTALFGVLYYKSPWNFIFLVVFMPLIKHIITVYKNEIPKDLDPELKKLALSTFFLALLLGIGRLL from the coding sequence ATGAGTAATGTTTCAAAATGGATTTCGGCTATGCGTTTACGAACCTTGCCGTTATCTATTTCAGGTATTATTGTTGGTGGATGTTTGGCTGCTTATAACGGATTTTTTATTCCGTTAATTTTTTCTCTAGCTATACTAACCACATTAAGTTTACAAATTTTATCTAATCTCGCTAACGATTATGGCGATGGGGTAAAAGGCACTGATAATGAAGATCGTATTGGCCCCATGCGGGCTTTACAAAGTGGTGCAATTACAGCAAAACAAATGTTATTTGCCATAAAGATAAACGTGGTAATTACCCTTATTTTAGCTTGCGCTTTAATTTATGTGTCTTTTGGATCTGAAAACTTCCTATTATCTCTGCTATTCTTTGTACTAGGGATAGGTTGTGTGGTTGCTGCCATAAAATATACCGTAGGAAATTCTGCCTACGGGTATAGAGGTTTGGGAGATATTTTTGTATTTGTATTTTTTGGATTAGTTAGTGTTATAGGAAGTTATGTGTTATTTGTTAAACGTATAGATGGGATAACTATTTTACCTGCAATTGCCATAGGACTGCTAAGTACAGGCGTTTTAAATTTGAATAATATGAGAGACATAGCATCTGATGCTAAATCGAATAAAAATACTTTAGTAGTGAAATTGGGTAGTAAAAGAGCTAAAAATTATCATTACTTTTTGGTTGGAGGTGCTATGGTTTTAACAGCATTATTTGGAGTATTGTATTATAAATCGCCATGGAATTTTATTTTTTTAGTGGTATTTATGCCTTTAATTAAACATATTATTACCGTATATAAAAATGAAATTCCTAAGGACTTAGATCCCGAGTTAAAAAAATTGGCTTTAAGTACATTCTTTTTAGCTTTGCTTTTAGGAATAGGTAGATTATTGTAA
- a CDS encoding CPBP family intramembrane glutamic endopeptidase: protein MYISQAYKGLHEWWRYIIGAIIAFIGIIIFSVPHLVALGIKTMQGGIDLSRMDDTNYIMTLFDSNLNLVYVLLPFLGGLIFLLLAVKYVHKLSILKLTTTRDRVDWKRVFFSFFLWGGVSSLFIIVDYFIAPENYQYNFELNRFLLLAVIAIVLIPFQTSFEEYLFRGYLMQGIGVISKSKLVPLVLTSIIFGGLHIANPEVAKLGNTIMIYYIGTGLFLGVLTLMDEGMELSLGFHAANNLFTALLVTSDWSALQTYSIFKDISNPEESGLMEIFVPVFIVFPILLYIFSKTYNWTNWKDKLTGRVLEPIREPILEHQELQNHNTINIISHDNSSEDQSPNLR, encoded by the coding sequence ATGTATATAAGTCAGGCTTATAAAGGATTACATGAATGGTGGCGTTATATAATAGGGGCAATTATAGCGTTTATTGGAATTATTATTTTCTCGGTTCCACATCTTGTCGCATTGGGGATAAAGACCATGCAAGGTGGTATCGATTTATCCAGAATGGACGACACCAATTACATCATGACTCTTTTTGATTCTAATTTAAACCTGGTGTATGTTTTATTACCTTTTTTAGGCGGACTCATATTTTTGTTATTAGCAGTAAAATATGTACATAAATTATCCATTTTAAAGCTAACCACTACCAGAGATCGAGTAGATTGGAAGCGTGTATTTTTCTCCTTTTTTTTATGGGGAGGGGTTTCTTCATTATTTATAATTGTAGATTATTTTATTGCACCTGAAAATTATCAATATAATTTCGAATTGAATAGGTTTCTGTTGTTAGCAGTAATTGCAATTGTATTAATCCCTTTTCAAACCAGTTTTGAGGAATATTTATTCAGAGGATATTTAATGCAAGGCATCGGGGTGATTTCAAAATCTAAATTAGTTCCCTTAGTGTTAACCTCTATTATTTTTGGCGGATTACACATAGCCAATCCTGAAGTTGCGAAGTTAGGGAACACCATAATGATATACTATATAGGTACAGGTTTGTTTTTGGGTGTGTTAACCTTGATGGATGAAGGTATGGAATTGTCGCTAGGTTTTCATGCTGCAAATAATTTGTTTACCGCGTTATTGGTAACATCCGACTGGAGTGCGTTGCAAACCTATTCTATTTTTAAAGACATTTCTAATCCAGAAGAATCAGGATTAATGGAAATATTTGTTCCTGTTTTTATTGTATTTCCTATATTACTTTATATATTTTCAAAAACATACAATTGGACAAACTGGAAGGACAAATTAACCGGACGTGTTTTAGAGCCTATACGGGAGCCGATATTAGAACATCAAGAATTACAAAATCATAATACTATAAACATTATTTCTCATGATAACAGCAGTGAAGACCAAAGTCCCAACCTACGATAA
- a CDS encoding AMP-binding protein, translated as MITAVKTKVPTYDKIHLKFKLNGRYYDTESLKEVAYCFIKEGEPHQKTLGDFLQAWLDNNDYVEVQTSGSIGVPKMIKIKKQAMVNSAIATGNAFNLRPGDSLLHCLPFNFISGRMMLVRAMILGLELDVVPPRATPVFDETKTYDFSAMIPLQAENLLPKLHHFKSLIIGGAAVSHQLLEDIQNIDTQCYSTYGMTETVSHIAFKPLNGPDKSDWYKAMPNVNISLNDKDCIVIDAKYLFDEPLETNDVAVLQSENEFKLVGRIDNVINSGGLKLFAEQIEKHLTGDISNRFFVAGEPDDKLGERLILVIEGEETPIDVSSFKGLQKNEKPKAVYFVPKFIETPNRKIQRKKTLELLKK; from the coding sequence ATGATAACAGCAGTGAAGACCAAAGTCCCAACCTACGATAAAATTCATTTAAAGTTTAAATTAAATGGACGGTATTACGATACCGAATCTTTAAAAGAAGTTGCGTATTGTTTTATTAAAGAAGGAGAGCCACACCAAAAAACACTAGGTGATTTTTTGCAAGCTTGGTTAGATAATAATGACTATGTAGAAGTACAAACTTCAGGATCTATCGGGGTTCCTAAAATGATTAAAATTAAAAAACAAGCCATGGTAAATTCGGCTATAGCAACAGGAAATGCGTTTAACTTACGCCCTGGAGATAGTCTTTTACATTGTTTACCTTTTAATTTTATTTCGGGAAGAATGATGCTGGTTCGCGCTATGATTTTAGGCTTAGAATTAGATGTGGTACCACCTCGTGCAACACCAGTTTTCGATGAGACCAAAACTTACGATTTTTCTGCTATGATTCCATTACAAGCCGAAAACTTGTTACCTAAATTACATCATTTTAAATCTTTAATAATTGGAGGAGCAGCAGTATCACATCAATTGTTAGAAGATATTCAAAATATAGATACACAATGTTATTCAACTTACGGAATGACGGAAACTGTGAGTCATATTGCGTTTAAACCGCTTAACGGACCAGACAAGTCAGACTGGTACAAAGCAATGCCAAATGTAAATATATCTCTAAACGATAAGGATTGTATAGTTATAGATGCTAAGTATTTATTTGATGAGCCTTTAGAAACAAATGATGTCGCCGTATTACAGTCGGAAAATGAATTTAAATTAGTAGGAAGAATTGATAATGTGATTAATTCTGGCGGATTAAAATTATTCGCAGAACAAATTGAAAAACATTTAACAGGTGACATTTCTAATCGCTTTTTTGTTGCTGGAGAGCCAGATGACAAATTAGGGGAACGTTTAATTTTGGTGATTGAAGGTGAAGAAACACCTATAGATGTAAGTTCATTTAAAGGACTTCAGAAAAATGAAAAGCCAAAGGCCGTATATTTTGTTCCTAAATTTATAGAAACACCAAATCGTAAAATTCAGCGTAAAAAAACCTTAGAATTATTAAAGAAATAA
- a CDS encoding o-succinylbenzoate synthase: MISASYRKYILNFKNPSGTSRGVLTTKETWFIHLNKDGKNGVGECGVFRGLSADDRPDFEEKLQWICRHIENDLEELLNELIEFPSIQFGLEMAFKSLAGKHPFELFPSKFTKGQDAIPINGLIWMGSEDFMKSQIKDKIEAGFSCIKMKIGAIDFQTEIDMLKAIRKEFSASEIELRVDANGAFSTKEALEKLKILSEFQLHSIEQPIKAGQLESMAQLCEQTPLPIALDEELIGVFKEQDKQNLLKQIKPQYIILKPSLVGGFQGSNSWISLAEKQEINWWITSALESNVGLNAIAQYTYILHSDLPQGLGTGGLFTNNFESPLQVKNGTLQYQTNLNWNYNF, encoded by the coding sequence ATGATTTCAGCAAGCTATCGAAAATATATCCTAAATTTTAAAAATCCTAGCGGAACTTCGAGAGGGGTACTAACAACTAAAGAGACTTGGTTCATTCATCTTAATAAAGATGGTAAAAATGGAGTGGGAGAGTGTGGTGTATTTAGAGGACTTTCGGCAGATGACAGACCCGATTTCGAAGAAAAATTGCAGTGGATTTGTAGGCATATTGAGAATGATTTAGAGGAATTATTAAATGAATTAATCGAGTTTCCAAGCATCCAATTTGGTTTAGAAATGGCCTTTAAATCGTTAGCGGGAAAACACCCTTTTGAGCTATTTCCATCAAAATTTACGAAAGGCCAAGATGCTATACCCATTAATGGATTAATTTGGATGGGAAGTGAAGATTTTATGAAATCTCAAATTAAAGATAAAATTGAAGCTGGTTTTAGTTGTATAAAAATGAAAATTGGAGCCATCGACTTTCAAACCGAAATAGATATGTTAAAAGCTATTCGGAAGGAATTTTCAGCTTCTGAAATTGAGTTACGGGTCGATGCTAATGGAGCTTTTAGTACTAAAGAGGCGCTAGAAAAATTAAAAATTTTATCAGAATTTCAATTACATTCTATAGAACAACCTATTAAAGCAGGGCAACTGGAAAGTATGGCGCAACTATGCGAGCAAACTCCTCTGCCTATTGCTTTAGATGAAGAGTTAATTGGAGTATTTAAAGAGCAAGATAAACAGAACTTATTAAAGCAAATTAAGCCGCAATATATTATTTTAAAGCCTAGTTTGGTAGGCGGATTTCAGGGCAGTAATTCATGGATTTCTTTAGCAGAAAAACAAGAAATAAATTGGTGGATAACCAGTGCTTTAGAAAGTAATGTTGGCCTAAATGCTATAGCGCAGTACACATATATTTTGCACAGCGATTTACCACAAGGCTTAGGTACAGGTGGTTTATTTACCAATAATTTTGAGTCGCCTTTACAAGTAAAAAATGGTACATTGCAGTACCAAACAAACCTAAATTGGAACTATAATTTTTAA